In one Culex quinquefasciatus strain JHB chromosome 2, VPISU_Cqui_1.0_pri_paternal, whole genome shotgun sequence genomic region, the following are encoded:
- the LOC119767737 gene encoding zinc finger and BTB domain-containing protein 17-like, protein MAAPNQLSLRCRLCLQQSDQLEDIFGPAGDGGSSLHMRIMASVSLEIHRSDNLPKGVCSGCRYQLEKTYIFRSRCRNNDTRLRRHVKLVAAGKVSRLLEEAEEDEDDEFEASLEYIRGVDEREKEREKARWDEKVATFEEEFRAVAELQRNTVYNEVRNELLSKRDENRVEVGTMTADEEAEIEVEIPEEMEEDAPVEEEPEPEPLNIKIMDCYSVAEPTVSDPKKKLREQIQARLAKQDEELVQYLEEERLENESMEVLDEVTADQFIITEVSDSETYVVDTDNRLHEEQDMYGSDDDSDEDLEAVTNAVKAELAERPNLTVDENCVMKVEKTRDLTKVEVRATDGSLICMEFSRERSSPTPTPNSTFHMKLAGHEYVCPNCPLTFNNARALGIHTCLAKDAKQYPCDVCGKVFPTNQTLKRHYRIHTGEKPFSCMLCDKSFTQKEVLKRHMVTHSGTRPHACEHCERRFIQKDQLRHHINRCHSENPVITLHKCHICHKTFKHASGLSRHTATHLGRTYPCGVCKKEFNDKSALKRHEYALHGPEAGMKKGAAANATVTKG, encoded by the exons ATGGCAGCGCCGAACCAGCTGAGCCTTCGCTGCCGGCTGTGCCTGCAGCAGTCGGACCAGCTGGAGGACATCTTCGGTCCCGCCGGCGACGGTGGCAGCTCCCTGCACATGCGAATCATGGCCTCGGTTTCGCTGGAG ATTCACAGATCGGACAACCTGCCGAAGGGGGTGTGTTCGGGGTGTCGTTACCAGCTGGAGAAAACGTACATCTTCCGGAGTCGGTGCCGTAATAACGACACCAGGTTGCGGAGACACGTGAAGCTGGTGGCCGCGGGGAAGGTCAGTAGATTGCTGGAAGAGGCAGAGGAGGATGAGGACGATGAGTTTGAGGCGAGTTTGGAGTACATTAGAGGGGTGGATGAACGGGAAAAGGAGCGAGAGAAGGCTCGGTGGGACGAGAAGGTAGCGACGTTTGAGGAGGAGTTTCGGGCCGTGGCGGAACTTCAGCGGAATACTGTGTACAATGAAGTTAGGAATGAACTGTTGAGTAAGAGGGATGAGAACCGTGTGGAGGTTGGGACGATGACCGCCGATGAGGAGGCGGAGATTGAAGTTGAGATTCCGGAAGAGATGGAAGAGGATGCTCCGGTTGAAGAGGAACCCGAGCCTGAACCGCTCAACATTAAGATCATGGACTGTTACAGTGTTGCGGAACCGACCGTCAGCGATCCGAAGAAAAAACTTCGCGAGCAAATTCAGGCTCGGTTGGCAAAGCAGGACGAAGAACTGGTTCAATACCTGGAAGAGGAACGATTGGAGAACGAATCGATGGAAGTTCTGGACGAAGTGACGGccgaccaatttatcatcacgGAAGTGTCCGACTCGGAAACGTACGTCGTAGACACGGACAATCGTCTCCACGAAGAACAAGACATGTACGGTTCCGACGACGATTCGGACGAAGATCTCGAGGCGGTCACAAACGCTGTCAAGGCGGAACTTGCCGAGCGGCCGAACCTTACCGTGGACGAAAATTGCGTCATGAAGGTAGAGAAGACCCGGGATCTCACAAAGGTGGAAGTTCGCGCCACGGACGGATCGTTGATCTGTATGGAGTTCAGCCGGGAGCGGTCATCGCCCACTCCGACCCCGAACAGCACCTTCCACATGAAACTCGCCGGCCACGAGTACGTTTGCCCCAACTGCCCGCTGACGTTCAACAACGCCCGCGCGCTGGGAATTCACACCTGCCTGGCGAAGGACGCCAAGCAGTACCCGTGCGACGTGTGCGGAAAGGTGTTCCCCACCAACCAGACACTCAAGCGACACTACCGGATTCATACAGGCGAAAAGCCCTTCTCCTGCATGCTGTGCGACAAGTCGTTCACTCAGAAGGAAGTCCTCAAGCGGCACATGGTCACGCACTCGGGTACGCGGCCGCACGCCTGCGAACACTGCGAGCGCCGCTTCATCCAGAAGGACCAGCTGCGGCACCACATTAACCGCTGTCACAGCGAAAACCCCGTCATCACGCTGCACAAGTGTCACATCTGCCACAAGACGTTCAAGCACGCGTCCGGGCTGAGTCGGCACACGGCCACCCACCTGGGACGCACCTATCCGTGTGGGGTGTGCAAGAAGGAGTTCAACGACAAGAGCGCTTTGAAGCGGCACGAGTACGCGCTGCACGGGCCGGAGGCGGGAATGAAGAAGGGAGCGGCGGCGAACGCGACGGTGACTAAAGGGTGA
- the LOC119767835 gene encoding pinin-like, giving the protein MFHIIKTGQQKNEVHYVDFGSKNGGGGTISPPPLLMRPNGPFGGAAAVSKRHFVKVNEEMFVREVRKRPILYNTTLKDYKRFSTRHEAWAEVAVAMRLSEQECKKRWRSMRDAFMKVVRNRNEEERKSWIHYRLLEFLLPYIEGAVGRKGAKRLRSTESTTSQTVDYIDGYVGEDEDTEYVELDEDMEIYEGSGRDQITVSYVTEDGKEVFQMLQDPDTIPEGAVIGIEESEVEDEIDEDEHELLNLDSTCVQQQLGDQLVMPHQLQEHDDNFIYEDRINSAMLDIQSSYEPVPGESLVEQMKREALSDGEGSEIQVEEIDMDLLLSSNHQPDNSICPPTPQHQPEPIIETIPPPNFDLSQLENPEPVQPQLPPAVIPPTPPETVTSTGQSTPQRVATPQRTQTPAPAPPPVAVAVTTREPPDSSRSSSSSGCAGESDERFLLSCVPILQRLPNKKNQLARLKIQQLLFELEYDEKYSS; this is encoded by the coding sequence ATGTTCCACATAATCAAAACTGGCCAGCAGAAGAACGAGGTTCACTACGTGGATTTTGGCTCGAAGAACGGCGGAGGAGGAACCATTTCGCCCCCGCCGCTGCTGATGCGACCAAATGGACCGTTTGGGGGCGCGGCCGCCGTCAGCAAGCGCCACTTTGTCAAGGTGAACGAGGAGATGTTTGTGCGGGAGGTTCGCAAGCGGCCGATTCTGTACAACACGACGCTGAAGGATTACAAGCGGTTCAGTACGCGGCACGAGGCTTGGGCCGAGGTGGCCGTTGCGATGCGGCTGTCGGAGCAGGAGTGCAAGAAGCGGTGGCGGAGTATGCGGGATGCGTTTATGAAGGTGGTTCGGAACAGGAATGAGGAGGAGCGGAAGAGTTGGATCCACTATCGGTTGTTGGAGTTTTTGCTGCCTTATATTGAGGGAGCTGTGGGGAGGAAGGGCGCGAAACGGTTGCGATCGACAGAATCGACTACGTCGCAAACGGTGGATTATATCGATGGGTACGTTGGGGAGGATGAGGACACCGAGTATGTGGAGCTGGATGAGGACATGGAGATTTACGAGGGAAGTGGCCGGGATCAAATTACGGTGTCGTACGTGACCGAGGACGGCAAGGAAGTGTTTCAAATGCTGCAAGACCCGGACACCATCCCGGAAGGCGCTGTGATAGGAATCGAGGAAAGCGAAGTGGAGGACGAAATCGACGAGGACGAGCACGAGCTGCTAAATCTGGACAGTACCTGCGTACAgcaacagcttggtgaccaactTGTGATGCCTCATCAACTGCAAGAACACGACGATAACTTCATCTACGAAGACCGGATAAACTCTGCCATGCTGGACATTCAATCCTCGTACGAACCCGTCCCCGGTGAATCCTTGGTCGAGCAAATGAAACGGGAAGCGCTCTCCGACGGGGAAGGTTCCGAAATTCAAGTCGAGGAAATTGACATGGATCTGCTGCTTTCTTCAAATCATCAACCAGACAACAGCATCTGTCCCCCAACGCCCCAGCATCAACCAGAACCAATAATCGAAACAATTCCACCTCCAAATTTCGACCTCAGTCAACTCGAGAACCCAGAACCAGTCCAACCTCAGCTTCCGCCCGCAGTCATCCCGCCGACCCCACCGGAAACGGTAACCTCAACCGGTCAGTCCACCCCACAACGAGTGGCGACACCTCAGCGAACGCAAACACCAGCCCCGGCGCCACCACCAGTGGCAGTGGCCGTAACGACACGAGAACCCCCCGACAGCAGCAGATCGTCGTCGTCCTCTGGCTGTGCCGGCGAATCCGACGAGCGGTTTTTGCTGTCCTGTGTGCCGATCCTGCAGCGGCTGCCCAACAAGAAGAACCAGCTGGCGCGGCTTAAAATTCAGCAGCTGCTGTTTGAGCTGGAGTACGACGAAAAGTACAGCAGCTAG
- the LOC119766446 gene encoding uncharacterized protein K02A2.6-like has protein sequence MKGITVTLPIDRSVPPVIQPLRRCPIPLLDKVKSKIDELLEMDIIERVTRPTSWVSPLVPILKENGELRLCIDMRRANQAIQRLNHPLPVLGSHVADQWTDETEVYIRRIVAVSLSTFADCDDCCTFDVETEIFIRTIQESAAIDIEEVIQATMSDNEMRKLKECVQSGKWDNAEMKQYALFRTEYTVANNLIMRGNKLVIPAGLRHRMCQLAHEGHPGESKMKTRLRDRCWWPGIDTDAVQTCKSCEGCRLVQVPDAPEPMSRRSLPEKAWVDVALDFLGPMPGGEYVLVVIDYYSRYTELAVMNKITARETINQLKRMFRVWGPPRTITLDNAKQFVSTELHEYCQLNGIHLNHTTPYWPQANGEVERQNRSLLKRMKIANALYGEWKNELDRYLEMYNNTPHSVTGKSPNELLQNRRLRSKMPHVDDLATTPPSTEFRDKDHEKKIMGKEREDAKRMAKPSNIEIGDNVLMKNLLPANKLSTNFLKEKFMVIGRNGSNVTIESVDSGRTYDRNTSHLKKVVDAPSNTGSEPELIVEDGEVLQRADAEIIDDRADPDQNEPLPEEGLSRRSSRTRQIPQRYR, from the exons ATGAAAGGCATCACGGTTACGCTTCCGATCGACCGCAGCGTTCCCCCGGTCATTCAACCATTGCGAAGATGTCCTATTCCGCTACTGGACaaggtcaaatcaaaaattgacgAACTCTTGGAGATGGACATTATCGAGAGAGTGACCCGGCCGACCTCGTGGGTTTCTCCGTTAGTTCCGATCCTCAAAGAGAACGGCGAGCTTCGGCTTTGCATTGATATGCGACGGGCTAACCAGGCAATCCAGCGGTTGAATCACCCATTGCCGGT ATTGGGATCACATGTCGCCGACCAGTGGACGGATGAAACGGAAGTTTACATTAGGCGTATTGTTGCAGTATCGCTGTCGACGTTCGCAGACTGTGACGATTGCTGCACTTTCGACGTCGAAACGGAGATATTTATCAGGACCATTCAGGAAAGCGCGGCCATTGATATTGAAGAGGTGATTCAAGCCACGATGTCTGATAACGAGATGAGGAAACTCAAGGAGTGTGTACAATCTGGAAAATGGGACAACGCAGAAATGAAGCAGTACGCTTTGTTTCGCACCGAATACACTGTTGCTAACAATCTCATCATGCGAGGAAATAAATTGGTGATTCCAGCAGGCCTACGACATCGGATGTGTCAACTTGCTCACGAGGGCCATCCCGGGGAGAGCAAGATGAAAACGCGACTTCGCGATCGTTGTTGGTGGCCGGGAATTGATACGGATGCGGTTCAAACGTGTAAGTCATGTGAAGGTTGTAGATTAGTTCAAGTTCCCGATGCACCTGAGCCGATGTCGCGCCGCTCGTTACCTGAGAAGGCTTGGGTCGATGTAGCTTTGGACTTCCTGGGGCCTATGCCTGGTGGAGAGTACGTGCTCGTGGTTATCGACTACTATAGCAGATATACAGAACTGGCGGTTATGAACAAAATTACGGCAAGGGAAACGATCAACCAGCTCAAACGAATGTTTCGCGTATGGGGTCCGCCCAGAACTATCACATTGGATAATGCGAAACAATTCGTTTCGACGGAGCTCCATGAGTATTGTCAACTGAACGGGATTCACCTTAACCACACCACTCCTTACTGGCCACAGGCCAACGGCGAAGTCGAAAGACAAAATCGATCGCTATTGAAGAGAATGAAGATCGCCAATGCGTTGTACGGAGAGTGGAAGAATGAGCTCGATCGATATCTGGAAATGTACAACAACACACCTCACTCCGTGACAGGAAAAAGCCCAAATGAGCTGCTTCAGAACCGGCGTTTGCGCTCAAAAATGCCTCATGTTGATGATCTGGCGACCACACCACCGAGTACAGAGTTCCGCGACAAAGATCACGAGAAAAAGATCATGGGAAAAGAGAGGGAAGACGCTAAGCGTATGGCTAAGCCTAGCAACATCGAGATCGGCGATAacgttttaatgaaaaatcttCTCCCAGCAAATAAGCTATCAACTAACTTCTTGAAGGAGAAGTTTATGGTGATTGGCAGAAACGGATCAAATGTCACGATCGAATCAGTTGATTCTGGTCGTACCTACGACAGGAACACATCGCACTTGAAAAAGGTCGTCGATGCTCCATCGAACACTGGCAGCGAGCCGGAGTTGATTGTGGAGGATGGTGAGGTTTTGCAGCGAGCTGATGCTGAAATAATCGACGATCGAGCAGATCCAGATCAAAATGAACCACTTCCGGAAGAAGGATTATCTAGGCGATCGAGCCGAACTCGCCAAATCCCGCAGAGATACCGTTGA
- the LOC119766445 gene encoding uncharacterized protein LOC119766445, producing MDCDGAESVMSDESGQATHFFKPLLQQAQKKEEQQHNSPQLEEIGFFWYASLAELSQRFFRNSVTCRPYASRHVLRHNSPARSRTRTQQRKVGGAGAGRGRGESWFSKKDKASFLQDLQLFHDRILTQFMRLPKIGGRDVDLHRLYSVVVARWTILKLKQIYIRFSNKYDKVNFNGEEKDPTEEGNDEKRHNRRWSARMLHSVPAVYDHQQHYVPEVMTEQCGMS from the exons CTACTCACTTCTTCAAGCCCCTTCTTCAGCAAGCCCAGAAGAAAGAGGAACAACAACACAACTCTCCACAACTCGAAGAAATTGGCTTCTTCTGGTACGCGTCGCTCGCAGAACTTTCCCAGCGTTTCTTCCGTAACTCCGTAACTTGTCGTCCTTACGCGTCGCGCCACGTGTTACGCCACAACTCCCCTG CCAGAAGTCGGACGCGGACACAGCAGCGGAAGGTTGGTGGTGCCGGTGCGGGACGAGGTCGGGGGGAAAGTTGGTTTTCGAAAAAGGACAAGGCCAGCTTCCTGCAGGACCTGCAGCTGTTTCACGACCGGATTTT gacgCAGTTTATGCGGTTGCCGAAGATCGGAGGTCGGGATGTGGATTtgcaccggttgtattcggtGGTGGTGGCCAGGTGGACGATATTGAAGTTGAAGCAGATTTACATCCGCTTTTCGAACAAGTACGATAAAGTAAACTTTAAcggtgaggagaaggatccgACGGAAGAGGGAAACGACGAGAAGCGCCATaatcggaggtggtcagcgcggatgttgcactcggtgccAGCGGTTTACGACCATCAGCAGCATTATGTGCCGGAAGTGATGACGGAACAGTGTGGGATGTCCTGA